In Pyxidicoccus xibeiensis, the following proteins share a genomic window:
- a CDS encoding acyl carrier protein, which yields MTEAELEVVAEIRRIAADELEWKGEVEARQDLIRDLQLDSLGLTVLAVGLENRFRIRLSEEDAQGVRTVEDLARLVAQRAATPAAAAAAEARP from the coding sequence GTGACTGAGGCCGAACTGGAAGTGGTGGCGGAGATTCGTCGCATCGCGGCGGATGAGCTGGAGTGGAAGGGGGAGGTGGAGGCACGGCAGGACCTCATCCGGGACTTGCAGCTCGACAGCCTGGGGCTGACGGTGCTGGCGGTGGGGCTGGAGAACCGCTTCCGCATCCGCCTGTCCGAGGAGGATGCGCAAGGCGTGCGCACGGTGGAGGACCTGGCGCGACTGGTGGCGCAGCGGGCCGCCACTCCGGCCGCGGCGGCCGCAGCGGAGGCGCGACCGTGA
- a CDS encoding fatty acyl-AMP ligase: MKDVGRTRVSGPVLPALKHATVNATLAETARTTSLGLTFVDLSEREVTVPWSEVYRRGRRTAAGLARLGVREGDRVALLLPTSPGFMDAFFGALLAGAVPVPLYPPVRLGRLEEYHRSTAPMLQLTGAVVVLTDSRVRLLLGPSVERARPRLGCLTVDEVSRGEDEHEVAVRPEALGLIQFSSGSTVDPKPVALTQVALMSQVAALEVAMPLRPDSPPVGVSWLPLYHDMGLIGCVLSALYYPGQLVLIPPEVFLARPALWLRAMSRHKGFISPAPNFAYGLCLKRVKDSDLEGVDLSSWKHALNGAEPVSADTLRRFAQRFERWGFSARALRPVYGLSEASLAVAFPPESRGPRTLGVDPGVLARESRVEEGTRELVSVGAPVAGFEVEVRDGMGVALPERRVGRVFARGPSLMSGYFGDEEATGRTLSADGWLDTGDLGFLEDGELYLTGRAKDVVIIRGANHAPQAFEEPLQSVDGVRTGCAVALGFTPEGGEDEALLILAERAGPDAGEEVEERIRAAVVEATGVRPHTVRLLEPGTLPRTSSGKLRRAEALRRYLAGELAPPKKVGMVGMAVEMAKSALAMARAEHDT, from the coding sequence ATGAAGGACGTGGGCCGCACGCGCGTGAGCGGGCCGGTGCTGCCGGCGCTGAAGCACGCGACGGTGAACGCGACGCTGGCGGAGACGGCGCGCACCACGTCCCTGGGGCTCACCTTCGTGGACCTGTCGGAGCGCGAAGTCACGGTGCCGTGGTCGGAGGTCTACCGCCGGGGGCGCCGCACGGCGGCGGGCCTGGCGCGGCTGGGCGTGCGCGAGGGGGACAGGGTGGCCTTGCTGCTGCCCACGTCTCCGGGCTTCATGGACGCCTTCTTCGGCGCGCTGCTGGCGGGCGCGGTGCCGGTGCCGCTGTACCCGCCGGTGCGGCTGGGGCGGCTGGAGGAGTACCACCGCTCCACGGCGCCGATGCTCCAGCTCACGGGGGCGGTGGTGGTGTTGACGGACTCGCGGGTGCGGCTGCTGCTGGGGCCCAGCGTGGAGCGAGCGCGGCCCCGGCTCGGCTGCCTCACGGTGGACGAGGTGTCGCGCGGGGAGGACGAGCACGAGGTGGCCGTGCGTCCGGAGGCGCTGGGGCTCATCCAGTTCTCGTCCGGCTCCACGGTGGACCCGAAGCCGGTGGCGTTGACGCAGGTGGCGCTGATGTCGCAGGTGGCGGCGCTGGAGGTGGCCATGCCGCTGCGGCCGGACTCTCCGCCAGTGGGGGTGAGCTGGCTGCCGCTGTACCACGACATGGGGCTCATCGGCTGTGTGCTGTCGGCGCTGTACTACCCGGGCCAGCTGGTGCTGATTCCGCCGGAGGTCTTCCTGGCGCGGCCGGCGCTGTGGCTGCGTGCGATGTCGCGGCACAAGGGCTTCATCTCTCCCGCGCCCAACTTCGCGTATGGCCTGTGCCTGAAGCGGGTGAAGGACTCGGACCTGGAAGGCGTGGACCTGTCGTCTTGGAAGCACGCGCTGAACGGGGCGGAGCCGGTGTCGGCGGACACGCTGCGCCGCTTCGCGCAGCGCTTCGAGCGATGGGGCTTCTCCGCGCGGGCGCTGCGTCCGGTGTACGGGCTGTCGGAGGCCTCGCTGGCCGTTGCCTTCCCACCGGAGTCCCGGGGCCCGCGCACGCTCGGCGTGGACCCGGGAGTGCTGGCGCGAGAGTCGCGGGTGGAGGAGGGGACGCGGGAGCTGGTGAGCGTGGGAGCGCCGGTGGCGGGCTTCGAGGTGGAGGTGCGGGACGGGATGGGCGTGGCGCTGCCGGAGCGGCGGGTGGGCCGGGTGTTCGCGCGGGGGCCGTCGTTGATGTCGGGCTACTTCGGCGATGAGGAGGCGACGGGCCGGACGTTGTCGGCGGATGGGTGGCTGGACACGGGGGACCTGGGCTTCCTGGAGGACGGAGAGCTGTACCTGACGGGCCGGGCGAAGGACGTGGTCATCATCCGCGGGGCGAACCACGCGCCACAGGCCTTCGAGGAGCCGCTGCAGTCGGTGGACGGCGTGCGCACGGGCTGCGCGGTGGCGCTGGGCTTCACGCCCGAGGGCGGCGAGGACGAGGCCCTGCTCATCCTCGCCGAGCGCGCCGGCCCGGACGCGGGTGAGGAGGTGGAGGAGCGCATCCGCGCGGCGGTGGTGGAGGCCACGGGCGTGCGGCCGCACACGGTGCGGCTGCTGGAGCCGGGGACGCTGCCACGCACGTCGAGCGGCAAGCTGCGCCGGGCGGAAGCGCTGCGGCGTTACCTGGCGGGGGAGCTCGCGCCGCCGAAGAAGGTCGGCATGGTGGGCATGGCGGTGGAGATGGCGAAGAGCGCACTGGCCATGGCGAGGGCGGAGCACGACACGTGA
- a CDS encoding NAD(P)/FAD-dependent oxidoreductase has product MKRYDVAVVGGGPAGLAVAITTTARGLNTVVLERATAPVDKACGEGLMPPGLAALDRLGALALLDRQESSPFVGIRYVQEDGTTAEGLLPGPGGLGVRRVALASALVARARAVGVELRERTQVLAHRRTGDGVTLDTPDGPVEARMLVAADGLGSPLRRAEGLEVESSGPRRFGLRRHFQVEPWTPYVEVHFADGVEAYVTPAGARRVGLAFLWEDGVVEGRVGFDTLLARFPRLAERLSGVTPDSQVRGAGPLARVATARVADRFALVGDAAGYVDALTGEGLSLAFTCAESLGTLLPDALAKGATRDALQPYERCFQRVFRKYAWTTHALLMLARRPRLRRPVVRLLGRSPWLFERILHAVVA; this is encoded by the coding sequence GTGAAGCGGTACGACGTCGCGGTGGTGGGAGGCGGCCCCGCCGGGCTGGCCGTGGCCATCACCACCACCGCGCGCGGGCTGAACACGGTGGTGCTGGAGCGCGCGACGGCGCCCGTGGACAAGGCTTGCGGCGAGGGCCTGATGCCCCCCGGCCTCGCGGCGCTGGACCGGCTGGGCGCGCTGGCGCTGCTGGACCGCCAGGAGAGCTCGCCGTTCGTGGGCATCCGCTACGTGCAGGAGGACGGCACCACGGCGGAGGGCCTGCTGCCGGGGCCGGGCGGCCTGGGCGTCCGTCGCGTGGCGCTGGCCTCGGCGCTGGTGGCCCGTGCACGCGCCGTGGGCGTGGAGCTGCGCGAGCGCACGCAGGTGCTCGCCCACCGGCGCACCGGAGACGGCGTGACGCTGGACACGCCGGACGGCCCGGTGGAAGCGCGGATGCTGGTGGCCGCGGACGGCCTCGGCTCACCGCTGCGGCGCGCGGAGGGGCTGGAGGTGGAGAGCTCGGGGCCCCGGCGCTTCGGGCTGCGGCGGCACTTCCAGGTGGAACCGTGGACGCCATACGTGGAGGTCCACTTCGCGGACGGAGTCGAGGCGTACGTGACGCCGGCCGGAGCGCGGAGGGTGGGGCTGGCCTTCCTCTGGGAGGACGGCGTGGTGGAGGGGCGCGTGGGCTTCGACACGCTGCTGGCGCGCTTCCCACGGCTGGCCGAGCGGCTGTCGGGCGTGACGCCCGACTCGCAGGTGCGCGGCGCGGGGCCCCTGGCGCGGGTGGCCACGGCGCGGGTGGCGGACCGCTTCGCGCTGGTGGGAGACGCTGCGGGCTACGTGGACGCGCTGACGGGCGAGGGCCTGTCGCTGGCCTTCACCTGCGCGGAGTCCCTGGGCACGCTGCTGCCCGACGCGCTGGCGAAGGGTGCCACGCGCGACGCGCTGCAGCCGTATGAGCGCTGCTTCCAGCGCGTGTTCCGCAAGTACGCCTGGACGACTCACGCGCTGCTGATGCTGGCCCGCCGTCCCAGGCTGCGCCGGCCGGTGGTGCGCCTGCTGGGCAGGAGCCCCTGGCTCTTCGAGCGCATCCTCCACGCCGTGGTGGCCTGA